In the genome of bacterium, one region contains:
- the rplL gene encoding 50S ribosomal protein L7/L12 codes for MSDEVKDEAVAVPEKFKDMVATIEKMSVLDLAELVKVLEKKFGVSAAAPMAMAAPAAAGAGAAVVEEKTEFNVELTACGVNKIAVIKIVREITGKGLKEAKDMVDKAPQVVKEGADKATAEDIKKKLEEAGATVVLK; via the coding sequence ATGTCAGACGAAGTAAAAGACGAAGCGGTAGCAGTACCGGAAAAGTTTAAAGATATGGTCGCCACTATTGAAAAAATGTCCGTTTTGGACTTGGCGGAATTAGTCAAAGTTTTGGAAAAGAAATTCGGCGTATCGGCCGCTGCTCCAATGGCGATGGCTGCTCCGGCCGCCGCAGGGGCAGGCGCCGCTGTTGTTGAAGAAAAGACCGAATTCAATGTTGAATTGACCGCTTGTGGCGTAAACAAAATTGCCGTGATTAAGATCGTACGCGAAATTACCGGCAAAGGTTTGAAGGAAGCCAAAGATATGGTCGATAAGGCTCCGCAAGTAGTTAAAGAAGGCGCGGATAAAGCAACGGCCGAAGATATCAAGAAAAAGTTAGAAGAAGCAGGAGCGACTGTAGTACTAAAGTAG
- the rplJ gene encoding 50S ribosomal protein L10, giving the protein MALTKGEKKVLASDIAVKINDAKGAAVFSFKKLTVSESAKLRRELRKTGGRVQVIKKRVFRAAAQSVGITADFAKVQGSVAVTWSDTDMVSPAKASFDFVKTHEGASLVAGLLEGTAITREQVESLALLPGKDQLRAQLVGTLIAPVRAFAGVLSGTLRGLPVVLQAIADKQGA; this is encoded by the coding sequence ATGGCACTAACGAAAGGCGAGAAGAAAGTCCTCGCGTCTGATATTGCTGTAAAGATCAATGATGCCAAAGGTGCCGCCGTGTTTTCTTTTAAGAAACTCACGGTGTCCGAGAGCGCCAAATTGCGTCGCGAATTGCGAAAAACCGGTGGCCGAGTACAGGTCATCAAAAAAAGAGTTTTTCGTGCCGCGGCACAAAGCGTGGGTATCACCGCGGATTTTGCCAAAGTGCAAGGTTCGGTAGCGGTAACCTGGAGCGATACCGATATGGTGTCGCCGGCCAAGGCCAGCTTCGATTTCGTGAAAACGCACGAGGGAGCAAGCTTGGTGGCAGGTTTACTTGAAGGAACAGCAATTACGCGCGAGCAAGTGGAGAGTTTGGCTTTGCTTCCGGGCAAGGATCAACTAAGAGCGCAATTGGTGGGAACACTGATCGCGCCGGTAAGAGCTTTCGCAGGAGTTCTCTCTGGTACCCTTCGGGGATTACCTGTAGTTTTGCAGGCAATTGCCGATAAGCAGGGCGCATAA